The following proteins come from a genomic window of Actinopolyspora saharensis:
- a CDS encoding class I adenylate-forming enzyme family protein, whose product MDLGTVLRWTAERYPRHRAVGGKHPLTYAQWDARTDRLARALAELGVRPGDRVAFLLAGGEPMAGLHLAAQKLGAVSVPLSIRFGPEELAYCLRDAAPALLVTDTSTTDTAEAALSDERPLARAHAGEPAEAPPGVRPIERVAADVPGGALSTRVSEGDISVMLYTSGTTGEPKGVPRTHSAEHQAAVAHLLQSRQGPFATTLGVMPMFHTMGLRSLLASVISAGTWVPQVRFSPEETLELIIREGVSALYLVPTIYWGLLRTGRLAEATSVRKLAYAGASMTPTLAEQLTGALAPEVFINHFGSTEIYTFTISPDVAAKPGCAGRAGVFTRVRLVDPEPGASPSDVVGEGEQGQIAISMDSPEAFGGYWNRPDADAKSIRDGWYFPGDLATADEDGDLWVAGRVDDMINSGGENIYPGEIEDTLARCPAVADVVVAGLPDDRWGQAATAFFVPVPGMTPQHAATVLAHFVREQSGLPSLKRPKRLIAVEQIPKSAVGKILRRELTTGNYVPLAEVPSEAMTPSRR is encoded by the coding sequence ATGGACCTCGGAACAGTGCTGAGATGGACCGCCGAGCGCTATCCCCGGCATCGCGCGGTCGGCGGAAAGCACCCCTTGACGTATGCCCAGTGGGACGCCCGCACCGACAGGCTGGCCCGCGCGCTGGCCGAGCTCGGCGTGCGGCCGGGCGACCGGGTCGCGTTCCTGCTAGCCGGGGGAGAACCGATGGCCGGCCTGCACCTCGCGGCGCAGAAACTCGGCGCCGTCTCAGTGCCGCTGTCGATCCGCTTCGGTCCGGAAGAACTGGCCTACTGCCTGCGTGATGCGGCACCGGCTCTGCTGGTCACCGATACCAGCACGACCGATACCGCCGAGGCGGCCCTGTCGGACGAACGACCGTTGGCCCGCGCTCACGCCGGTGAGCCCGCCGAGGCACCGCCCGGTGTCCGTCCGATCGAGCGGGTGGCCGCGGACGTGCCCGGCGGTGCGCTGAGCACCCGGGTCTCGGAGGGCGACATCAGCGTGATGCTCTACACCTCAGGTACGACGGGCGAGCCCAAGGGCGTACCGCGCACGCACTCGGCCGAGCACCAGGCGGCGGTAGCCCACCTGCTGCAGAGCAGGCAGGGGCCGTTCGCCACGACGCTGGGTGTGATGCCGATGTTTCACACGATGGGCCTGCGCAGCCTGCTGGCCAGTGTGATCAGCGCCGGAACCTGGGTGCCCCAGGTGCGGTTCTCCCCGGAGGAGACCCTGGAGCTGATCATCCGGGAAGGCGTCTCGGCGCTGTACCTCGTACCGACGATCTACTGGGGGCTGCTGCGGACCGGGCGTCTGGCGGAGGCGACGAGCGTGCGCAAGCTGGCTTACGCGGGCGCGTCGATGACACCGACCCTGGCCGAACAGCTCACCGGCGCACTCGCTCCCGAGGTGTTCATCAACCACTTCGGCAGCACGGAGATCTACACCTTCACCATCAGCCCGGACGTCGCGGCCAAACCCGGGTGCGCGGGCAGGGCCGGCGTCTTCACCCGGGTCCGCCTGGTCGATCCGGAGCCGGGCGCGTCGCCCTCCGACGTCGTGGGAGAGGGCGAGCAGGGGCAGATCGCGATCTCGATGGACTCCCCGGAGGCGTTCGGCGGGTACTGGAACCGGCCCGATGCCGACGCGAAGTCCATTCGGGATGGCTGGTACTTCCCGGGGGACCTGGCCACGGCTGACGAGGACGGGGACCTGTGGGTGGCTGGCCGCGTGGACGACATGATCAATTCCGGGGGCGAGAACATCTATCCGGGCGAGATCGAGGACACCCTGGCCCGCTGCCCGGCGGTGGCCGACGTCGTGGTCGCCGGTCTTCCCGACGACCGCTGGGGTCAGGCCGCGACGGCCTTCTTCGTGCCCGTCCCCGGGATGACTCCGCAGCACGCGGCCACAGTGTTGGCGCATTTCGTGCGCGAGCAGTCCGGGTTGCCGTCGCTGAAGCGGCCCAAGCGCCTGATCGCCGTCGAGCAGATTCCGAAGTCAGCCGTCGGCAAGATCCTGCGCCGTGAGCTGACCACGGGCAATTACGTACCACTGGCCGAGGTCCCGTCCGAGGCCATGACCCCTTCGCGCAGGTGA
- a CDS encoding NAD(P)-dependent alcohol dehydrogenase, with amino-acid sequence MCHTDLIVRDQWYPPELPAVLGHEGSGVVEAVGSEIVGISPGDHVVVGFNSCGRCRNCRRGMPAYCEGFASYNFGGQRPDGSSPVRDGDGNDINANFFGQSSFAQYLLATERNVVKVSDDEPLELLGPLGCGISTGAGGILNALDPEAGSSVTVFGAGAVGLSAVMASVVANATTIIAVDVEPSRLQLAQELGATHVLNGQEEDVSKRIMEITDSGSDYCVDTTAKPTVFRNAVESLSMGGTCGLIGAAAAGTEVNLDMSHLLFGHNIKGILEGDAVPQNFIPRLIDLYRQGRFPFDKLVSKYSIAEINTAAADSVKGKTIKPVLVF; translated from the coding sequence ATGTGCCACACCGACTTGATCGTCCGTGACCAGTGGTATCCGCCGGAGCTTCCCGCAGTGCTCGGTCACGAAGGCTCCGGAGTGGTCGAGGCGGTGGGGTCGGAAATCGTCGGGATCAGTCCCGGTGACCACGTGGTAGTAGGGTTCAACTCCTGTGGGCGTTGCCGCAACTGTCGACGCGGGATGCCCGCTTACTGCGAGGGTTTCGCATCGTACAACTTCGGTGGGCAGCGCCCGGACGGCTCCTCTCCGGTGCGGGACGGCGACGGGAACGACATCAACGCCAACTTCTTCGGACAGTCCTCGTTCGCCCAGTATCTGTTGGCGACCGAACGCAACGTCGTCAAGGTCTCCGATGACGAACCACTGGAGTTGCTGGGGCCGCTGGGATGCGGAATCTCCACCGGGGCCGGCGGCATCCTGAACGCCCTCGATCCCGAGGCCGGGAGTTCGGTGACCGTCTTCGGAGCAGGGGCGGTTGGACTCAGCGCGGTGATGGCTTCGGTCGTGGCCAATGCCACCACCATCATCGCGGTTGACGTCGAACCCTCACGTCTGCAGCTGGCGCAGGAGCTCGGAGCCACGCACGTGCTCAACGGCCAGGAGGAGGACGTGAGCAAGCGAATCATGGAGATCACTGACAGTGGAAGCGACTACTGCGTCGACACGACCGCTAAGCCGACCGTGTTCCGGAACGCGGTGGAGTCGCTGAGCATGGGCGGCACGTGCGGCCTCATCGGAGCTGCGGCAGCCGGCACGGAAGTCAACTTGGACATGTCGCACCTGCTGTTTGGGCACAACATCAAGGGTATCCTCGAGGGGGACGCCGTTCCACAGAACTTCATCCCACGGCTGATTGACCTGTACCGGCAAGGGCGGTTCCCATTCGACAAGCTGGTCAGCAAGTATTCCATCGCGGAGATCAACACGGCAGCTGCGGACTCGGTCAAGGGCAAGACCATCAAGCCCGTACTGGTTTTCTGA
- a CDS encoding molybdopterin cofactor-binding domain-containing protein, which produces MEDPALLCGRGRFLDDLDPLPGTLTAAIVRSPHPHARLRSVHLERARAHPGVAAVIGPEEVTAALHPFPLSLKTPMPYYPTATDKTRFVGEPVAVVVASDRYVAEDAAELVEIDYEPLPAVVDTDKALAPEAPKLHEQAEDNVATDRTFHFGPVDETFDRADRVVTAEYEFPRYSSTPMECYSVVAEWHDEVDGPAITAWANFHGPFSMVPVLAGALGVPTSRVRLHVPADNGGSFGIKAGIYPYVALLALASQHAGRPVRWTEDRIEHLLASSAGSDRSMRFEAAVSDDGRIEALRADLVDNVGAYLRPPEPSTLYRCFGNITGAYRIGAVQIRSRAVVSNKTPTGLNRGFGGQQLYFGLERLIDTIAHDRGIDAAELRRRNFVQADEFPYSTPTGGIYDSGDYPRAFEKVLENADYTALRQRQREARERGEYFGIGMASVVDPSATNIGYVGLATPAENRPPGRGKSGSTEHVRVSVDLNGVVSVLLGTVPQGQGHATVAQQIVAEQLGLQRDQVRPVVEMDTATTPWTVSSGSYSSRFAPLLTSALVEAAERLAVTVRLAGATMLDADPEQLELADGRVRVRDEPERGVAFRHAAGLVHWDPGSLPEGASARLYEEAAFTPPESKAANQNDQINSSLCYGFVAELVVCRIDPDTREITLEHVSTVHDPGTILNETLLEGQIHGALAHAIGGTLYEEMRYSESGQPTSATFMDYLCPTAAETTYTLDSDHMQTPSPVTRLGAKGSGEGSSMSLPVAIANAVSDALAPHGIEITSLPLHGNVIHQLLTEEIPATEGTH; this is translated from the coding sequence GTGGAGGACCCGGCTCTGCTGTGCGGACGGGGCCGCTTTCTCGACGATCTCGATCCGTTGCCCGGAACCCTGACCGCGGCGATCGTGCGCAGCCCCCATCCGCACGCGAGGCTTCGTAGCGTGCACCTCGAGCGAGCGCGGGCGCATCCGGGTGTCGCTGCCGTCATCGGGCCCGAAGAGGTGACCGCGGCACTGCATCCGTTCCCGCTGTCGCTGAAGACACCGATGCCGTACTACCCGACCGCGACGGACAAGACCCGGTTCGTCGGTGAACCGGTGGCGGTAGTCGTGGCCAGCGATCGCTACGTCGCCGAGGACGCTGCCGAGTTGGTAGAGATCGACTACGAGCCGCTGCCGGCAGTGGTGGACACCGACAAGGCTCTCGCCCCCGAAGCCCCCAAACTGCACGAGCAGGCCGAGGACAACGTCGCCACCGACCGGACGTTTCACTTCGGACCCGTGGACGAGACGTTCGACCGCGCCGACCGGGTGGTCACCGCCGAGTACGAGTTTCCCCGCTACTCCTCCACGCCGATGGAGTGCTACTCGGTGGTCGCCGAGTGGCACGACGAGGTCGACGGACCCGCGATCACCGCGTGGGCGAACTTCCACGGCCCGTTCTCGATGGTGCCCGTGCTGGCCGGAGCGCTGGGCGTTCCCACTTCGCGCGTGCGGCTGCACGTCCCGGCCGACAACGGCGGCAGCTTCGGCATCAAGGCCGGTATCTACCCGTACGTCGCGCTGCTGGCCCTGGCCAGCCAACATGCGGGACGGCCGGTGCGATGGACCGAGGACCGCATCGAGCACCTGCTGGCGAGCTCGGCCGGTTCGGACCGATCGATGCGTTTCGAGGCGGCGGTCTCCGACGACGGACGTATCGAGGCGCTGCGGGCGGACCTCGTCGACAACGTGGGTGCTTACCTGCGCCCGCCCGAGCCCAGCACGCTGTATCGCTGCTTCGGCAACATCACGGGTGCCTACCGGATCGGCGCCGTACAGATCCGTTCCCGTGCCGTGGTCAGCAACAAGACACCGACCGGGCTCAACCGCGGATTCGGTGGACAGCAGCTCTACTTCGGTCTGGAGCGGCTGATCGACACCATCGCCCACGACCGTGGCATCGACGCGGCGGAACTGCGCCGTCGCAATTTCGTGCAAGCCGACGAATTTCCCTACAGCACCCCGACCGGTGGCATCTACGACTCAGGGGACTACCCGCGGGCCTTCGAGAAAGTCCTCGAGAACGCCGACTACACCGCGCTGCGGCAGCGCCAACGGGAGGCGCGTGAGCGCGGCGAGTACTTCGGCATCGGGATGGCCAGCGTGGTGGATCCCTCCGCGACCAACATCGGCTACGTCGGTCTGGCCACCCCGGCCGAGAACCGACCACCCGGTCGCGGCAAGTCCGGCTCCACCGAGCACGTCCGGGTCAGCGTGGACCTCAACGGCGTGGTCTCCGTTCTGCTCGGCACCGTGCCGCAGGGTCAAGGGCATGCCACGGTGGCACAGCAGATCGTTGCCGAGCAGCTCGGCCTGCAGCGGGACCAGGTCCGCCCCGTGGTCGAGATGGACACCGCCACCACACCGTGGACGGTCAGCTCCGGCAGCTACTCGTCGCGTTTCGCACCGTTGCTCACCAGCGCCCTGGTGGAGGCCGCCGAACGACTGGCGGTCACAGTGCGGCTGGCCGGGGCGACGATGCTCGACGCGGATCCCGAGCAGTTGGAGCTTGCCGACGGACGGGTCCGGGTTCGTGATGAGCCCGAGCGCGGCGTGGCGTTCCGCCACGCCGCCGGTCTGGTGCACTGGGATCCCGGCTCGTTGCCGGAAGGAGCGTCGGCCCGGCTCTACGAGGAGGCGGCGTTCACTCCGCCGGAGTCCAAGGCGGCCAACCAGAACGACCAGATCAACTCCAGCCTGTGCTACGGCTTCGTCGCCGAACTCGTGGTGTGCCGCATCGATCCCGACACCCGCGAGATCACTCTCGAACACGTGTCCACAGTGCACGACCCCGGCACGATCCTGAACGAGACGCTCCTCGAAGGCCAGATCCACGGCGCGCTGGCGCACGCCATCGGGGGCACGCTGTACGAGGAGATGCGCTACTCCGAGTCCGGCCAGCCCACATCGGCGACGTTCATGGACTACCTGTGCCCCACGGCGGCCGAGACCACCTACACGCTCGACAGCGACCACATGCAGACCCCCTCCCCGGTGACGCGGCTCGGCGCCAAGGGGTCCGGTGAGGGCAGCTCGATGAGTCTGCCGGTGGCCATCGCCAACGCGGTCTCGGACGCGCTCGCGCCCCACGGCATCGAGATCACCAGCCTACCCCTGCACGGCAACGTCATCCACCAGCTACTCACCGAGGAAATCCCGGCAACGGAAGGAACCCACTGA
- a CDS encoding MarR family winged helix-turn-helix transcriptional regulator, which translates to MTNTHGQVGPAVDVPVDADVLRAGINGPGHLSRRLFQAHGRLWQDKLDDKLTGPQFTVLGVLCLEGPMDQRTLGEHARLDKSTTTPLLERLQQRELLDITKGETDKRRKILTITEKGRSMVAETAPLAVEVGESMLAPLSEAEREQLLRLLRKVC; encoded by the coding sequence GTGACGAATACTCATGGCCAGGTGGGGCCCGCGGTGGACGTGCCCGTCGACGCCGACGTGCTGCGGGCGGGGATCAACGGACCCGGACACCTGTCCCGACGGCTGTTCCAAGCCCACGGGAGGCTGTGGCAGGACAAACTCGACGACAAGCTGACCGGGCCTCAGTTCACCGTCCTCGGTGTGCTCTGTCTCGAAGGACCGATGGACCAGCGCACGCTCGGTGAACACGCCCGGCTCGACAAGTCGACCACGACCCCGCTCCTGGAGCGGTTGCAGCAACGAGAACTGCTCGACATCACCAAGGGGGAAACGGACAAGCGGCGCAAGATCCTCACCATCACGGAAAAGGGACGCAGCATGGTCGCGGAGACAGCCCCACTGGCCGTCGAGGTGGGCGAGAGCATGCTCGCCCCGCTGTCCGAGGCCGAACGGGAACAGCTCCTCCGGCTACTGCGAAAGGTGTGCTGA
- a CDS encoding FAD binding domain-containing protein, which yields MKAAPFAYVRPTSLEDAVNELAGSDGGGKVLAGGQSLVPVLAMRLARPEKLVDITTVEGLDQLRSTGDSLEVAAMVRQRRVEHDRATDSVPLLRMALPWVGHRELRSRGTVCGSLAHADPAAEIPAVAACLNARITLTSPRGTRQVPAREFFTGAMTTALGSEDILTAIRFPVAAEGEGFGFAEIARRHGDFALAGVAVRVTVSGEHVHEATLTAFGVSDRPVTRDVSTELASAVSASGQDGARLAVRLTEPLAGIAQDMVDTDGDAHGSQDYRRRLLATLSGRELAKAHDRALRGTNGGSS from the coding sequence ATGAAAGCCGCCCCCTTCGCCTACGTACGTCCCACCAGCCTCGAGGACGCCGTGAACGAACTCGCCGGCAGTGACGGCGGCGGAAAGGTCCTCGCCGGAGGGCAGTCATTGGTGCCCGTCCTGGCGATGCGGCTGGCCCGGCCCGAGAAGCTGGTGGACATCACCACGGTAGAGGGACTCGACCAACTACGGAGCACCGGTGACTCGCTCGAGGTCGCGGCGATGGTCCGGCAACGACGAGTGGAACACGACCGGGCGACCGATTCGGTGCCGTTGTTGCGCATGGCCCTGCCGTGGGTGGGGCATCGGGAGCTGCGCAGTCGCGGGACCGTGTGCGGCAGCCTCGCGCACGCCGATCCGGCTGCTGAGATCCCTGCTGTGGCGGCCTGCCTGAACGCCCGGATCACGTTGACCAGTCCACGTGGTACGCGCCAGGTACCGGCTCGGGAGTTCTTCACCGGTGCCATGACCACAGCTCTCGGTTCCGAGGACATCCTCACCGCCATCCGGTTTCCCGTCGCGGCCGAGGGCGAGGGCTTCGGGTTCGCCGAGATCGCCCGCCGGCACGGGGACTTCGCCCTGGCAGGTGTTGCCGTGCGGGTAACGGTGTCCGGCGAGCATGTCCACGAGGCGACACTCACGGCGTTCGGGGTCTCCGACCGTCCGGTCACCCGCGACGTAAGTACCGAGCTCGCTTCGGCTGTCAGCGCGTCCGGACAGGACGGTGCTCGGCTGGCCGTGCGGCTGACCGAACCCTTGGCCGGTATCGCGCAGGACATGGTCGACACCGACGGCGACGCGCACGGTTCCCAGGACTACCGGCGCCGGCTGCTCGCGACGTTGTCCGGCCGGGAACTGGCCAAGGCCCACGACCGTGCCCTCCGGGGCACCAACGGGGGAAGTTCATGA
- a CDS encoding PadR family transcriptional regulator — translation MSTARFSTTSYVVLGMVAMRGPSTSYDLKRAIGHSVGYFWHFPHAQLYSEPKRLEQLGLLRVSEEGTGRRRKTFTITDEGLRVLRDWLAEPTHQHFELRDIAEIKLFFNELADPEDIARLARDQVKQHEERIAEYEEMKQRFGGNPEIASRMVTLELGLEMEYAALRFWQRLSECPPHGQPTQ, via the coding sequence GTGTCAACGGCTCGGTTTTCGACGACCTCGTACGTCGTCCTGGGGATGGTCGCGATGCGGGGCCCCTCGACCTCGTACGACCTCAAACGCGCTATCGGTCACTCGGTCGGCTACTTCTGGCACTTTCCCCACGCGCAGCTGTACTCCGAGCCCAAACGTCTCGAACAGCTCGGCTTGCTGAGGGTGAGCGAGGAGGGGACGGGACGGCGCCGCAAGACGTTCACGATCACCGACGAGGGGCTGCGAGTTCTCCGGGACTGGCTGGCCGAACCCACCCACCAGCACTTCGAGCTTCGCGACATCGCCGAGATCAAGCTGTTCTTCAACGAGCTCGCCGATCCCGAGGACATCGCGCGGCTCGCTCGCGACCAGGTCAAGCAGCATGAGGAACGCATCGCCGAGTACGAGGAGATGAAGCAGCGCTTCGGCGGTAACCCCGAGATCGCCTCGCGCATGGTCACTCTCGAACTCGGCCTCGAGATGGAGTACGCGGCGCTGCGGTTCTGGCAGCGGCTGAGCGAGTGCCCCCCGCACGGTCAGCCCACGCAGTAA
- a CDS encoding enoyl-CoA hydratase/isomerase family protein gives MALTGGEIRLDRGHEGRVAYLTLDHGKYNVITWETRNVMADRFAEIDADDTVQLVVIRGEGEHFSSGGDIAGFMEVEPVDFTDLGHHVTAPARSPKPVITAVDGYCFGVGFELALSSDIRLATARSQFALPEMNLGMIPGSGGTQRLARLIGLSRAKYHVLTAERINAEQAGDWGLLAGVTEDRAALDGEVERLVAKMLGFSPLAARTAKEVLDRGADGPLYTGIELERKAYSMLRASHDFAEGVAAFNDKRTPKFRGR, from the coding sequence ATGGCACTCACCGGAGGCGAAATCCGGCTCGACCGTGGCCACGAGGGACGAGTGGCCTACCTGACCCTCGATCACGGCAAGTACAACGTCATCACCTGGGAAACCCGCAACGTGATGGCCGACCGGTTCGCCGAGATCGACGCCGACGACACCGTCCAGCTCGTGGTCATTCGCGGCGAGGGCGAGCACTTCTCGTCCGGGGGTGACATCGCCGGATTCATGGAGGTCGAACCAGTCGACTTCACCGACCTCGGACACCACGTCACGGCCCCGGCCCGCAGCCCCAAACCGGTGATCACCGCCGTGGACGGTTACTGCTTCGGTGTCGGCTTCGAACTCGCCCTGTCCTCGGACATCCGGCTGGCCACCGCGCGCAGCCAGTTCGCCCTGCCCGAGATGAACCTCGGAATGATCCCCGGATCCGGCGGTACCCAGCGGCTGGCCCGGCTGATCGGACTCTCGCGGGCCAAGTACCACGTACTCACCGCCGAGCGCATCAACGCCGAGCAGGCCGGCGACTGGGGCCTGCTGGCAGGCGTCACCGAGGACCGCGCCGCCCTGGACGGCGAGGTCGAACGCCTCGTGGCCAAAATGCTCGGCTTCTCGCCGCTGGCGGCGCGTACCGCCAAGGAAGTGCTCGACCGCGGTGCTGACGGCCCGCTGTACACCGGCATCGAGCTGGAGCGCAAGGCCTACTCGATGCTGCGGGCCAGCCACGACTTCGCCGAGGGCGTCGCGGCGTTCAACGACAAGCGCACCCCGAAGTTCCGGGGTCGGTGA
- a CDS encoding UbiX family flavin prenyltransferase has product MRLVVAMTGATGAVLGIRLLEALGDLGVETHLVVSRWARATIVQETGHTVDEVTEMASTVYRPEDQGAVPSSGSFRCDGMVVAPCSMKTLAGIRSGYGEDLVARAADVTLKERRRLVLLARETPLSAIHLENMLELTRMGAIVLPPTPAFYNRPASVADIVEHVVARTLDQFGLELPTARRWSGMGPRRAV; this is encoded by the coding sequence GTGAGACTCGTCGTCGCCATGACCGGTGCCACTGGGGCGGTGCTTGGAATACGTCTACTGGAGGCGCTGGGGGATCTCGGTGTGGAGACCCACCTGGTGGTCAGCCGGTGGGCGCGGGCGACCATCGTGCAGGAGACCGGGCACACGGTGGACGAGGTCACCGAAATGGCCTCGACCGTGTACAGGCCCGAGGATCAGGGAGCGGTTCCGTCCAGCGGTTCCTTCCGGTGCGACGGCATGGTCGTGGCGCCGTGCAGCATGAAGACGTTGGCGGGCATTCGGTCCGGTTACGGCGAGGATCTGGTCGCCCGCGCGGCGGACGTGACTCTCAAGGAGCGGCGCCGTCTGGTGCTGCTCGCTCGGGAAACGCCGCTTTCGGCGATCCACCTGGAGAACATGCTCGAGCTGACCAGGATGGGCGCGATCGTGCTGCCACCCACACCGGCGTTCTACAACCGGCCCGCCAGCGTTGCCGACATCGTCGAGCACGTCGTCGCGCGGACCCTGGACCAGTTCGGTCTCGAGCTGCCCACCGCACGGCGGTGGAGCGGCATGGGGCCCAGACGAGCGGTGTGA
- a CDS encoding non-oxidative hydroxyarylic acid decarboxylases subunit D — MTDDELPELCPRCDATGVRVLTRSPVPGAWTMFSCTTCLYSWRSTEPAQATTASTYPPEFKINPADIDSMPVVPAVPERKG; from the coding sequence GTGACCGACGACGAACTGCCCGAACTCTGCCCCCGCTGTGACGCCACGGGCGTCCGGGTGCTGACCCGCTCCCCAGTCCCCGGGGCGTGGACGATGTTCTCCTGCACCACCTGCCTGTACTCCTGGCGTTCGACCGAGCCGGCACAGGCGACCACCGCCTCCACCTACCCACCCGAGTTCAAAATCAACCCCGCCGACATCGACAGCATGCCCGTCGTGCCGGCGGTGCCCGAGCGAAAGGGTTGA
- a CDS encoding non-oxidative hydroxyarylic acid decarboxylases subunit C encodes MAYSDLRAFLSTLEENGQLLRYSETVAPEPDLGAAARAVSNLTDRGPALLFDDIEGYEHGKVALNVVGSWPNHALMLGLPKDTPVKEQFFEFSKRWKDYPVEVERRDDPPWQEHVLETGIDLFHLLPLFRLNRWDVGCYIDKAVVVSCDPDEPQNFDKQNVGIYRIQVKDVDTLGIQPLPTHDIGLHLRRAEERGENLPVTIAISNEPAISTVGGMPLAYDQSEYEMAGALQGSPYRIAQTSLTGMDVPWGSEVVLEGEILAGEREIEGPFGEFTGHYSGGRKQPVIKVHKVSHRPGPIFEHLYLGMPWTEMDYTLALNTSVPLHQQLKAEFPEVQAVNAMYTQGLLAVVSVKQRYGGFAKAVGMRAMTTPHGLGYCKVVIVVDETVDPFNLAQVMWALSVKFHPRHDIVTVPNASVLPLDPSSEPAGITDKVVLDATTPIAPETRGHYSQTVDEPDGTRKWEDIIKELLQ; translated from the coding sequence ATGGCTTATTCGGACCTGCGCGCGTTCTTGTCGACGCTGGAGGAGAATGGCCAGTTGCTGCGGTACTCGGAGACCGTCGCACCGGAGCCGGACCTCGGTGCGGCGGCGCGCGCCGTGTCCAACTTGACCGACCGCGGTCCGGCGCTGTTGTTCGACGACATCGAGGGTTACGAACACGGCAAGGTGGCGTTGAACGTCGTCGGCTCGTGGCCCAACCACGCGCTGATGTTGGGGTTGCCGAAGGACACGCCGGTCAAGGAACAGTTCTTCGAGTTCTCCAAGCGCTGGAAGGACTATCCCGTCGAGGTCGAACGCCGTGACGACCCGCCGTGGCAGGAACACGTGCTTGAGACGGGGATCGACCTGTTCCACCTGCTACCGCTGTTCCGACTGAATCGGTGGGACGTCGGCTGCTACATCGACAAGGCCGTCGTGGTCAGCTGTGACCCCGACGAGCCGCAGAACTTCGACAAGCAGAACGTCGGCATCTATCGGATCCAGGTCAAGGACGTCGACACGCTGGGCATCCAACCGCTGCCCACCCACGACATCGGTCTGCACCTGCGCAGGGCCGAAGAACGCGGGGAGAACCTCCCGGTCACCATTGCCATCAGCAACGAACCGGCGATCTCCACCGTGGGAGGGATGCCGCTGGCCTACGACCAGTCCGAGTACGAGATGGCCGGTGCCCTCCAGGGCAGCCCCTACCGCATCGCGCAGACGTCGCTGACGGGGATGGACGTGCCCTGGGGCTCCGAGGTCGTCCTCGAAGGTGAGATCCTCGCCGGGGAACGCGAGATCGAGGGCCCGTTCGGCGAGTTCACCGGTCACTACTCCGGCGGCCGCAAGCAACCCGTCATCAAGGTCCACAAGGTGTCCCATCGGCCTGGTCCGATCTTCGAGCATCTCTACCTCGGCATGCCCTGGACCGAGATGGACTACACGCTGGCCCTGAACACCAGCGTTCCGCTGCACCAGCAGCTCAAGGCGGAATTCCCCGAGGTGCAGGCGGTCAACGCGATGTACACGCAGGGTCTGCTCGCGGTGGTCTCGGTCAAGCAACGCTACGGTGGATTCGCCAAGGCCGTGGGGATGCGTGCCATGACCACTCCGCACGGGCTCGGCTACTGCAAGGTGGTCATCGTCGTCGACGAGACCGTCGACCCGTTCAACCTCGCCCAGGTGATGTGGGCGCTGTCGGTCAAGTTCCACCCGCGTCACGACATCGTGACAGTGCCCAACGCCTCGGTGCTGCCGCTCGACCCGAGCTCGGAACCGGCAGGCATCACCGACAAGGTCGTTCTCGACGCCACCACGCCCATCGCCCCCGAGACCCGCGGCCACTACTCGCAAACCGTCGACGAGCCCGACGGGACCAGGAAATGGGAAGACATCATCAAGGAGTTGCTCCAGTGA